A genomic stretch from Malus domestica chromosome 15, GDT2T_hap1 includes:
- the LOC103424953 gene encoding uncharacterized protein produces the protein MAKSLFVCISLLLLLPLTSQTTDPSTPNRNSISSPSPAHTELTNYGFPIGLLPTAVKNYTINRTTGDFIVDLGGACKVTLPPDNYLATYSKKITGKIVEGKIAEINGISVRAFFQWWSITGIRSSGDNLVFEVGMVSAKYPSKNFDESPACEGRHSSS, from the coding sequence ATGGCAAAATCTCTCTTCGTCTgcatctctctcctcctcctcctccccctcACCTCTCAAACCACTGACCCGAGCACCCCGAACCGGAACTCAATTTCAAGCCCATCTCCGGCCCACACCGAGCTCACCAACTACGGCTTCCCAATTGGCCTCCTCCCCACCGCCGTCAAGAACTACACCATCAACCGCACCACCGGCGACTTCATCGTCGACCTTGGCGGCGCGTGCAAGGTAACCCTCCCTCCTGACAACTACCTGGCCACCTACTCGAAGAAAATCACCGGAAAGATCGTCGAGGGCAAAATCGCTGAGATCAACGGCATCAGCGTCCGGGCCTTCTTCCAGTGGTGGTCGATCACCGGAATCCGGTCGAGCGGCGACAACTTGGTGTTCGAGGTCGGCATGGTCTCCGCCAAGTACCCATCTAAGAACTTCGACGAGAGCCCTGCTTGCGAGGGCCGCCACTCCTCTTCTTAG
- the LOC103400576 gene encoding VIN3-like protein 1 isoform X1 — protein sequence MELEDKFVSKVSGVQSLSSSVQSTPEKNGHSDDASQSPELLQEFLKSGPKKELLRTCFEKDKKNLNSSKNKMTEPLKTTNKTSKKQDAKKASSSPNILPKKQGRKGENPMRLSPASDQSPEFGSSSSWICKNSACRAVLSIDDAFCRRCSCCICHLFDDNKDPSLWLVCTSESGGGDSCGLSCHIECALQRAKVGVVDLGQLMQLDGSYCCASCGKVSGILGNWKKQLIVAKDARRVDVLCYRIYLSYRLLHGTSKFNELHEIVKEAKSKLETEVGPVNGVSAKMARGIVSRLSIAGDVLKLCSLAIQKADEWLASVSNADPNSREGSLPAACKFIFQEVASSSVVIILIELSNASSDDIKGYKLWYYKSREESHTKEPSCIFPRSQRRILISNLQPCTEYTFRIISYTEAGDLGHSEAKCFTKSVEIIHRSSISPVSRNHTKENPIIEADSSAKRESETTTAVGPSSEFKVRDLGKVLRLAWAQEQGNSEGFCSADKETWCGVSSTIKTETPQEPLPSVSHRLDLNVASMPDLNEELTPPFESSRDEDNGYTLQHAVEADDDAASHDLVKNGLARSHGSGDSQTWTHGPNGDVPAVDSRAEVGRKRAANTNEEIYDCDSTLINGPPAHISNGSYCLDENFEYCVKIIRWLECEGHITQEFRLKLLTWFSLRSTEQERRVVNTFIHTMIEDPSSLAGQLVDSFSDMVSNKRPRNGFCSKLWH from the exons ATGGAATTAGAAGATAAATTTGTTAGTAAAG TTTCTGGTGTTCAAAGCCTCTCTTCCAGTGTGCAAAGCACTCCCGAGAAGAATGGGCATTCAGATGATGCTTCACAAAGTCCAGAGCTTCTTCAAGAGTTTCTGAAATCAGGTCCCAAGAAGGAACTGCTTAGAACTTGCTTTGAAAAGGACAAGAAAAACTTGAAttcatcaaaaaataaaatgaccGAACCTTTGAAGACTACTAACAAGACGAGTAAGAAGCAGGATGCAAAGAAAGCTTCTTCTAGTCCAAATATTCTTCCTAAAAAACAAGGCAGAAAGGGGGAAAATCCTATGCGGCTCTCACCAGCTTCTGATCAGTCTCCAGAATTTGGATCTTCAAGCTCATGGATCTGTAAAAACTCTGCTTGTAGAGCTGTTCTATCCATAGATGACGCATTTTGCAGGAGGTGCTCTTGCTGTATATGTCATTTGTTTGATGACAACAAGGACCCTAGCCTTTGGTTAGTGTGCACATCTGAATCTGGTGGCGGAGATTCCTGTGGGTTGTCTTGTCACATTGAGTGCGCCCTTCAACGTGCAAAGGTGGGAGTTGTTGATCTCGGGCAATTGATGCAGCTAGATGGTAGTTATTGTTGCGCTTCCTGTGGTAAAGTTTCGGGGATACTGGG AAATTGGAAGAAGCAGCTCATTGTGGCAAAGGATGCTCGCCGTGTTGATGTACTTTGTTATAGGATATACTTGAGTTACAGACTCTTGCATGGGACTTCAAAATTTAATGAACTACATGAAATTGTGAAAGAAGCAAAGTCTAAACTAGAGACAGAAGTTGGCCCAGTGAATGGCGTTTCTGCAAAGATGGCACGAGGAATAGTCAGCAGACTATCAATTGCTGGTGACGTGCTGAAACTCTGCTCCCTTGCAATTCAGAAAGCAGATGAATGGCTGGCCAGTGTTTCTAATGCGGATCCAAATTCCCGAG AGGGTTCACTTCCTGCAGCTTGCAAGTTTATTTTTCAAGAAGTGGCATCATCCTCTGTTGTGATTATATTGATTGAATTGTCTAATGCATCGTCTGACGATATTAAGGGCTACAAGCTCTGGTATTACAAGAGTCGAGAAGAATCACACACAAAAGAGCCTAGTTGTATCTTTCCAAGATCTCagagaaggattttgatatCCAATCTGCAGCCTTGCACAGAGTATACGTTTAGGATAATATCTTATACAGAGGCTGGTGACTTGGGTCACTCTGAGGCAAAGTGTTTCACCAAGAGTGTTGAGATAATTCACAGAAGCTCCATTTCACCAGTTTCCAGGAATCATACGAAAGAGAATCCGATCATCGAAGCAGATTCTAGTGCCAAGAGAGAGTCTGAAACTACAACAGCAGTTGGTCCTTCTTCTGAGTTTAAAGTTCGAGATCTTGGAAAGGTACTTCGTCTGGCTTGGGCTCAAGAGCAAGGCAACTCTGAGGGGTTTTGTAGTGCTGATAAAGAAACGTGGTGTGGAGTAAGCAGCACAATAAAAACTGAAACTCCACAAGAACCATTGCCTTCAGTTTCGCACAGGCTTGACTTAAATGTTGCTTCAATGCCCGATCTGAACGAAGAGCTAACCCCGCCATTTGAATCCTCCAGAGATGAAGACAATGGATACACTTTGCAGCATGCTGTTGAAGCAGATGATGATGCTGCCTCTCATGACCTAGTGAAGAATGGTTTAGCAAGATCACATGGTAGTGGTGATTCGCAGACCTGGACTCACGGGCCTAATGGAGATGTCCCAGCTGTTGATTCCCGGGCAGAAGTTGGCAGGAAGAGGGCAGCAAACACAAATGAAGAGATATATGATTGTGATAGCACACTAATAAACGGGCCACCGGCGCATATTTCTAATGGTTCTTATTGCTTGGACGAGAACTTTGAGTACTGTGTGAAAATAATCCGGTGGCTGGAATGTGAGGGTCACATTACGCAGGAATTCAGGTTGAAATTGCTAACATGGTTTAGTTTGAGATCGACTGAGCAGGAGCGTAGGGTGGTCAATACCTTTATTCATACTATGATCGAGGATCCAAGTAGCTTGGCAGGACAGTTAGTTGACTCATTTTCAGATATGGTGTCCAACAAGAGGCCACGAAATGGATTCTGTAGTAAGCTGTGGCATTAA
- the LOC103400577 gene encoding fe-S cluster assembly factor HCF101, chloroplastic isoform X2 → MQLLHVPSSLYLSFQNVKSHEDAGLLSSYEKPLQSSTAVFCSLQQQRPERSKWVSRRDSVLSSFTTKAASLEDVVGADEILKAEAEKDVLKALSQIIDPDFGTDIVSCGFVKDLDINDASGEVSFRLELTTPACPIKDMFEQQANEVVNALPWVKSVSVTMSAQPAKPIYAGQLPAGLQTISNIIAVSSCKGGVGKSTVAVNLAYTLAGMGARVGIFDADVYGPSLPTMVSPENRILVMNPETKTIIPTEYLGVKLVSFGFAGQGRAIMRGPMVSGVINQLLTTTEWGELDYLVIDMPPGTGDIQLTLCQVVPLTAAVIVTTPQKLAFIDVAKGVRMFSKLKVPCVAVVENMSHFEADGKRYYPFGKGSGSQVVQQFGIPNLFDLPIRPTLSASGDSGTPEVVADPLGEVSKTFQDLGICVVQQCAKIRQQVSTAVMYDKSIKAIRVKVPDSDEEFLLHPATVRRNDRSAQSVDEWTGEQKLQFDDVPEDIEPEEIRPMGNYAVSITWPDGFSQIAPYDQLQTIERLVDVPRLVPSQV, encoded by the exons ATGCAACTTCTTCATGTTCCTTCTTCGCTGTATCTCTCATTCCAAAACGTGAAATCACATGAAGATGCCG GATTACTATCTTCATATGAGAAGCCTCTTCAGTCTTCAACGGCTGTATTTTGTTCGCTTCAGCAACAAAGACCTGAAAGGTCCAAATGGGTTTCGCGCAGAGACTCTGTATTGAGCTCCTTCACTACTAAAGCTGCTTCTTTGGAAG ATGTAGTTGGTGCTGATGAAATTTTAAAGGCGGAAGCTGAGAAAGATGTACTCAAAGCGTTGTCTCAGATCATCGATCCAGACTTTGGGACGGACATTGTCTCGTGTGGATTTGTGAAAGATCTGGACATCAATGATGCTTCGGGAGAG GTTTCATTTCGGTTAGAGCTCACTACACCGGCATGTCCAATAAAGGACATG TTTGAACAACAGGCAAATGAGGTGGTGAACGCACTTCCTTGGGTTAAGAGTGTCAGTGTGACTATGTCAGCGCAGCCAGCGAAACCAATTTATGCTGGCCAACTTCCGGCAGGGTTACAGACTATTTCAAATATTATAGCAGTTTCTAGTTGTAAG GGAGGTGTGGGAAAATCAACCGTAGCGGTAAACTTGGCATACACTTTGGCTGGCATGGGTGCTAGGGTTGGTATATTTGATGCTGATGTCTATGGTCCAAGTTTACCGACAATGGTCTCCCCTGAGAACCGAATACTAGTGATG AACCCAGAGACGAAAACGATAATTCCTACAGAATACTTGGGAGTGAAATTGGTGTCTTTTGGATTTGCCGGGCAAGGGCGTGCCATAATGCGAGGCCCTATGGTTTCTGGTGTCATCAACCAACTTCTAACTACAACTGAGTG GGGAGAGCTGGATTACCTTGTTATTGACATGCCTCCTGGAACTGGTGATATTCAGCTTACGTTGTGCCAG GTTGTTCCATTAACTGCTGCTGTTATCGTTACCACCCCTCAAAAGCTAGCTTTTATTGATGTTGCAAAAGGAGTTCGCATGTTTTCAAAGCTTAAG GTACCGTGTGTTGCTGTAGTCGAGAATATGAGCCATTTTGAAGCTGATGGGAAACGCTATTACCCATTTGGTAAAGGATCAGGCTCTCAG GTTGTGCAGCAGTTTGGTATCCCGAATCTGTTTGATCTTCCCATTAGACCAACT CTATCTGCTTCCGGAGATAGTGGAACGCCTGAAGTGGTAGCTGATCCCCTAGGTGAAGTTTCGAAGACATTTCAGGATCTCGGGATATGTGTCGTGCAACAGTGTGCTAAGATTCGCCAACaag TGTCAACAGCTGTGATGTACGATAAATCTATCAAGGCAATAAGAGTGAAGGTACCGGATTCAGATGAAGAATTTCTTCTCCATCCTGCAACTGTGAGGCGGAATGACCGCTCTGCACAAAGTGTG GATGAGTGGACGGGGGAGCAAAAGTTGCAGTTTGATGATGTTCCAGAAGACATCGAACCTGAAGAGATTCGGCCTATGGGGAATTATGCCGTTTCAATAACGTGGCCAGACGGATTTAGTCAG ATTGCGCCCTACGATCAGTTGCAGACAATCGAGCGGCTAGTTGATGTTCCTCGGCTAGTTCCGTCCCAG GTTTGA
- the LOC103400577 gene encoding fe-S cluster assembly factor HCF101, chloroplastic isoform X1 yields the protein MQLLHVPSSLYLSFQNVKSHEDAGLLSSYEKPLQSSTAVFCSLQQQRPERSKWVSRRDSVLSSFTTKAASLEDVVGADEILKAEAEKDVLKALSQIIDPDFGTDIVSCGFVKDLDINDASGEVSFRLELTTPACPIKDMFEQQANEVVNALPWVKSVSVTMSAQPAKPIYAGQLPAGLQTISNIIAVSSCKGGVGKSTVAVNLAYTLAGMGARVGIFDADVYGPSLPTMVSPENRILVMNPETKTIIPTEYLGVKLVSFGFAGQGRAIMRGPMVSGVINQLLTTTEWGELDYLVIDMPPGTGDIQLTLCQVVPLTAAVIVTTPQKLAFIDVAKGVRMFSKLKVPCVAVVENMSHFEADGKRYYPFGKGSGSQVVQQFGIPNLFDLPIRPTLSASGDSGTPEVVADPLGEVSKTFQDLGICVVQQCAKIRQQVSTAVMYDKSIKAIRVKVPDSDEEFLLHPATVRRNDRSAQSVDEWTGEQKLQFDDVPEDIEPEEIRPMGNYAVSITWPDGFSQIAPYDQLQTIERLVDVPRLVPSQAS from the exons ATGCAACTTCTTCATGTTCCTTCTTCGCTGTATCTCTCATTCCAAAACGTGAAATCACATGAAGATGCCG GATTACTATCTTCATATGAGAAGCCTCTTCAGTCTTCAACGGCTGTATTTTGTTCGCTTCAGCAACAAAGACCTGAAAGGTCCAAATGGGTTTCGCGCAGAGACTCTGTATTGAGCTCCTTCACTACTAAAGCTGCTTCTTTGGAAG ATGTAGTTGGTGCTGATGAAATTTTAAAGGCGGAAGCTGAGAAAGATGTACTCAAAGCGTTGTCTCAGATCATCGATCCAGACTTTGGGACGGACATTGTCTCGTGTGGATTTGTGAAAGATCTGGACATCAATGATGCTTCGGGAGAG GTTTCATTTCGGTTAGAGCTCACTACACCGGCATGTCCAATAAAGGACATG TTTGAACAACAGGCAAATGAGGTGGTGAACGCACTTCCTTGGGTTAAGAGTGTCAGTGTGACTATGTCAGCGCAGCCAGCGAAACCAATTTATGCTGGCCAACTTCCGGCAGGGTTACAGACTATTTCAAATATTATAGCAGTTTCTAGTTGTAAG GGAGGTGTGGGAAAATCAACCGTAGCGGTAAACTTGGCATACACTTTGGCTGGCATGGGTGCTAGGGTTGGTATATTTGATGCTGATGTCTATGGTCCAAGTTTACCGACAATGGTCTCCCCTGAGAACCGAATACTAGTGATG AACCCAGAGACGAAAACGATAATTCCTACAGAATACTTGGGAGTGAAATTGGTGTCTTTTGGATTTGCCGGGCAAGGGCGTGCCATAATGCGAGGCCCTATGGTTTCTGGTGTCATCAACCAACTTCTAACTACAACTGAGTG GGGAGAGCTGGATTACCTTGTTATTGACATGCCTCCTGGAACTGGTGATATTCAGCTTACGTTGTGCCAG GTTGTTCCATTAACTGCTGCTGTTATCGTTACCACCCCTCAAAAGCTAGCTTTTATTGATGTTGCAAAAGGAGTTCGCATGTTTTCAAAGCTTAAG GTACCGTGTGTTGCTGTAGTCGAGAATATGAGCCATTTTGAAGCTGATGGGAAACGCTATTACCCATTTGGTAAAGGATCAGGCTCTCAG GTTGTGCAGCAGTTTGGTATCCCGAATCTGTTTGATCTTCCCATTAGACCAACT CTATCTGCTTCCGGAGATAGTGGAACGCCTGAAGTGGTAGCTGATCCCCTAGGTGAAGTTTCGAAGACATTTCAGGATCTCGGGATATGTGTCGTGCAACAGTGTGCTAAGATTCGCCAACaag TGTCAACAGCTGTGATGTACGATAAATCTATCAAGGCAATAAGAGTGAAGGTACCGGATTCAGATGAAGAATTTCTTCTCCATCCTGCAACTGTGAGGCGGAATGACCGCTCTGCACAAAGTGTG GATGAGTGGACGGGGGAGCAAAAGTTGCAGTTTGATGATGTTCCAGAAGACATCGAACCTGAAGAGATTCGGCCTATGGGGAATTATGCCGTTTCAATAACGTGGCCAGACGGATTTAGTCAG ATTGCGCCCTACGATCAGTTGCAGACAATCGAGCGGCTAGTTGATGTTCCTCGGCTAGTTCCGTCCCAGGCAAGTTAG
- the LOC103400576 gene encoding VIN3-like protein 1 isoform X2, with the protein MTEPLKTTNKTSKKQDAKKASSSPNILPKKQGRKGENPMRLSPASDQSPEFGSSSSWICKNSACRAVLSIDDAFCRRCSCCICHLFDDNKDPSLWLVCTSESGGGDSCGLSCHIECALQRAKVGVVDLGQLMQLDGSYCCASCGKVSGILGNWKKQLIVAKDARRVDVLCYRIYLSYRLLHGTSKFNELHEIVKEAKSKLETEVGPVNGVSAKMARGIVSRLSIAGDVLKLCSLAIQKADEWLASVSNADPNSREGSLPAACKFIFQEVASSSVVIILIELSNASSDDIKGYKLWYYKSREESHTKEPSCIFPRSQRRILISNLQPCTEYTFRIISYTEAGDLGHSEAKCFTKSVEIIHRSSISPVSRNHTKENPIIEADSSAKRESETTTAVGPSSEFKVRDLGKVLRLAWAQEQGNSEGFCSADKETWCGVSSTIKTETPQEPLPSVSHRLDLNVASMPDLNEELTPPFESSRDEDNGYTLQHAVEADDDAASHDLVKNGLARSHGSGDSQTWTHGPNGDVPAVDSRAEVGRKRAANTNEEIYDCDSTLINGPPAHISNGSYCLDENFEYCVKIIRWLECEGHITQEFRLKLLTWFSLRSTEQERRVVNTFIHTMIEDPSSLAGQLVDSFSDMVSNKRPRNGFCSKLWH; encoded by the exons atgaccGAACCTTTGAAGACTACTAACAAGACGAGTAAGAAGCAGGATGCAAAGAAAGCTTCTTCTAGTCCAAATATTCTTCCTAAAAAACAAGGCAGAAAGGGGGAAAATCCTATGCGGCTCTCACCAGCTTCTGATCAGTCTCCAGAATTTGGATCTTCAAGCTCATGGATCTGTAAAAACTCTGCTTGTAGAGCTGTTCTATCCATAGATGACGCATTTTGCAGGAGGTGCTCTTGCTGTATATGTCATTTGTTTGATGACAACAAGGACCCTAGCCTTTGGTTAGTGTGCACATCTGAATCTGGTGGCGGAGATTCCTGTGGGTTGTCTTGTCACATTGAGTGCGCCCTTCAACGTGCAAAGGTGGGAGTTGTTGATCTCGGGCAATTGATGCAGCTAGATGGTAGTTATTGTTGCGCTTCCTGTGGTAAAGTTTCGGGGATACTGGG AAATTGGAAGAAGCAGCTCATTGTGGCAAAGGATGCTCGCCGTGTTGATGTACTTTGTTATAGGATATACTTGAGTTACAGACTCTTGCATGGGACTTCAAAATTTAATGAACTACATGAAATTGTGAAAGAAGCAAAGTCTAAACTAGAGACAGAAGTTGGCCCAGTGAATGGCGTTTCTGCAAAGATGGCACGAGGAATAGTCAGCAGACTATCAATTGCTGGTGACGTGCTGAAACTCTGCTCCCTTGCAATTCAGAAAGCAGATGAATGGCTGGCCAGTGTTTCTAATGCGGATCCAAATTCCCGAG AGGGTTCACTTCCTGCAGCTTGCAAGTTTATTTTTCAAGAAGTGGCATCATCCTCTGTTGTGATTATATTGATTGAATTGTCTAATGCATCGTCTGACGATATTAAGGGCTACAAGCTCTGGTATTACAAGAGTCGAGAAGAATCACACACAAAAGAGCCTAGTTGTATCTTTCCAAGATCTCagagaaggattttgatatCCAATCTGCAGCCTTGCACAGAGTATACGTTTAGGATAATATCTTATACAGAGGCTGGTGACTTGGGTCACTCTGAGGCAAAGTGTTTCACCAAGAGTGTTGAGATAATTCACAGAAGCTCCATTTCACCAGTTTCCAGGAATCATACGAAAGAGAATCCGATCATCGAAGCAGATTCTAGTGCCAAGAGAGAGTCTGAAACTACAACAGCAGTTGGTCCTTCTTCTGAGTTTAAAGTTCGAGATCTTGGAAAGGTACTTCGTCTGGCTTGGGCTCAAGAGCAAGGCAACTCTGAGGGGTTTTGTAGTGCTGATAAAGAAACGTGGTGTGGAGTAAGCAGCACAATAAAAACTGAAACTCCACAAGAACCATTGCCTTCAGTTTCGCACAGGCTTGACTTAAATGTTGCTTCAATGCCCGATCTGAACGAAGAGCTAACCCCGCCATTTGAATCCTCCAGAGATGAAGACAATGGATACACTTTGCAGCATGCTGTTGAAGCAGATGATGATGCTGCCTCTCATGACCTAGTGAAGAATGGTTTAGCAAGATCACATGGTAGTGGTGATTCGCAGACCTGGACTCACGGGCCTAATGGAGATGTCCCAGCTGTTGATTCCCGGGCAGAAGTTGGCAGGAAGAGGGCAGCAAACACAAATGAAGAGATATATGATTGTGATAGCACACTAATAAACGGGCCACCGGCGCATATTTCTAATGGTTCTTATTGCTTGGACGAGAACTTTGAGTACTGTGTGAAAATAATCCGGTGGCTGGAATGTGAGGGTCACATTACGCAGGAATTCAGGTTGAAATTGCTAACATGGTTTAGTTTGAGATCGACTGAGCAGGAGCGTAGGGTGGTCAATACCTTTATTCATACTATGATCGAGGATCCAAGTAGCTTGGCAGGACAGTTAGTTGACTCATTTTCAGATATGGTGTCCAACAAGAGGCCACGAAATGGATTCTGTAGTAAGCTGTGGCATTAA
- the LOC103415784 gene encoding protein SODIUM POTASSIUM ROOT DEFECTIVE 2, producing MGKLSMGRVLDRFCISSTGSGSCFCMNWSENLDEFESSPLVTGEKDQFLKLKDVVAGKQTLAFQLKPKMVMLRVSMHCNGCAKKVEKHISKIEGVTSYKVDLESKMVVVIGDVLPFEVLESISKVKNAEIWNSTC from the exons ATGGGGAAGCTAAGTATGGGCAGGGTGCTGGACAGGTTTTGTATTTCTTCAACTGGCTCTGGTTCTTGTTTCTGCATGAACTGGTCGGAAAATCTTGACGAGTTCGAAAGCAGTCCGTTGGTAACCGGCGAAAAGGATCAGTTTCTAAAACTGAAGGATGTTGTCGCCGGAAAACAGACGTTGGCCTTTCAGTTGAAGCCCAAG ATGGTAATGCTAAGGGTTTCCATGCACTGCAATGGCTGTGCCAAAAAAGTTGAGAAACATATCTCAAAGATAGAAG GCGTGACGtcgtacaaagtagatttggaGAGCAAGATGGTGGTTGTGATCGGAGACGTTCTTCCTTTCGAAGTGCTAGAGAGCATTTCCAAGGTTAAAAATGCAGAGATCTGGAACTCCACATGCTGA
- the LOC103415788 gene encoding probable ADP-ribosylation factor GTPase-activating protein AGD14 has protein sequence MASRKEEEKNERIIRGLLKLPENRRCINCNSLGPQYVCTNFWTFVCTNCSGIHREFTHRVKSVSMAKFTSQEVNALQEGGNQRAKEIYHKELDPQRNSFPDSSNVERLRDFIKHVYVDRRYTGERNLDKPPKGKMGEKEDSYDNRRVDSYQGGSRSPPYDDKYDRRFSDRSSPGGRSYDGQRSPGYDQESRQSGDYRRSPGRPEIVNDWRREDRFGNGSRSDDRRISDGDSKVEGKSPERPRDLYSSSPPIVRPVREILGENTIPLRIIEPPKANSARATDSFVHTQRNVSSSSLASSNGNPVEVKPETSGSLIDFDADIEPTPAAAVPQAQQPTVAQSFPQPANSTNDNNWASFDVAPAVTVPQAPANVNSLESLLSQLSVSAPVPSYTSGTAGNVGAPTVAPVSSLSTFPPVGAPVPAPGSQAFPVNGGNFHVKDAASGQWPTMQQHQPSLYPVAGIQRAAQQYMPSVDGTSTIASQSSAGDAKSTGRRELPADIFAMNYSSFPAPVPGWQTGPRGMGFPMPYNTAVPMPNYQQSSKSANPFDVNREPQIQASAFPSLQAPLPNAQPLSPSGLMRMSSLGAPSSAWIPLQSSPYSPAVPPQAPQYASQVPLQAPQYASQVPPQPPQFASQVPPQPPQFASQMPPRAYMVQQVPSSIPPSGYQWAGGFGTDGASFGSLNMDQQLAGRFSAAATPNPFSSTGGNPFG, from the exons ATGGCGAGTcgaaaggaggaagagaaaaatGAACGAATTATTCGCGGCCTTCTTAAACTTCCGGAGAATCGCAGATGCATCAACTGCAACAGTCTG GGGCCACAGTATGTTTGCACAAATTTCTGGACATTTGTTTGCACGAACTGCAGTGGAATACA CCGTGAGTTCACACACCGTGTAAAATCAGTATCAATGGCCAAATTTACTTCACAAGAAGTTAATGCCCTTCAAGAAGGGGGAAATCAG CGTGCAAAGGAAATTTATCATAAAGAATTGGACCCGCAACGTAATTCCTTTCCTGACAGCAG TAATGTTGAGAGACTTCGAGACTTTATTAAGCATGTATACGTGGATAGAAGATATACTGGTGAGAGAAACTTGGACAAGCCTCCAAAGGGGAAAATG GGTGAGAAAGAAGATTCCTATGACAACAGAAGAGTGGATTCATATCAGGGTGGCTCTCGAAGCCCGCCATATGATGATAAATATGACCGTCGTTTCAGTGATAGGTCTAGTCCTGGTGGAAGAAGTTATGATGGGCAAAGAAGTCCGGGATATGATCAAGAAAGTCGGCAGTCTGGTGATTATAGGAGAAGTCCTGGTCGACCAGAAATTGTGAATGATTGGCGTCGAGAAGATAGATTTGGAAATGGGAGTCGAAGTGATGATcgtagaatatctgatggagaTTCTAAAGTGGAAGGAAAATCACCTGAACGACCAAGAGATCTATATTCGTCCAGTCCCCCTATTGTACGGCCTGTTAGAGAGATTTTGGGGGAGAACACAATACCTCTCCGTATAATTGAACCTCCAAAAGCTAACAGTGCTAGAGCTACTGATAGCTTTGTGCATACACAG AGAAATGTGTCGTCCAGCAGCTTGGCCTCCTCTAATGGGAACCCAGTGGAAGTGAAGCCGGAGACTTCTGgaagtttaattgattttgaTGCTGATATTGAACCTACTCCAGCTGCTGCAGTTCCTCAAGCGCAACAACCTACTGTAGCTCAATCCTTCCCACAGCCAGCAAATTCAACCAATGACAACAATTGGGCCTCTTTTGATGTTGCTCCAGCAGTGACAGTACCTCAAGCTCCTGCGAATGTGAATTCATTAGAATCTCTACTATCACAATTATCAGTTTCAGCACCTGTCCCTAGTTATACTTCTGGGACTGCTGGTAATGTTGGTGCTCCCACAGTTGCACCAGTAAGCAGCTTGTCAACATTTCCCCCTGTTGGTGCTCCGGTTCCTGCCCCCGGATCTCAAGCGTTCCCAGTAAATGGTGGTAATTTCCATGTTAAAGATGCTGCTTCTGGCCAATGGCCTACCATGCAGCAACATCAACCTTCATTATACCCTGTTGCTGGTATTCAACGTGCTGCACAACAATACATGCCTTCCGTTGATGGAACTTCGACTATTGCATCACAATCGTCAGCTGGGGATGCAAAATCTACTGGAAGAAGAGAACTTCCTGCG GATATTTTTGCAATGAACTATTCATCCTTTCCTGCACCAGTTCCTGGATGGCAAACTGGTCCTCGTGGTATGGGGTTTCCTATGCCATATAACACTGCAGTG CCCATGCCCAATTATCAGCAGTCTTCAAAGTCAGCAAACCCATTTGATGTAAACCGTGAACCTCAAATACAAGCCTCAGCA tttccttccttgcaagctcCCCTACCAAATGCCCAGCCTTTATCCCCATCGGGTTTAATGCGCATGTCCAGCCTTGGTGCTCCCTCGTCAGCATGGATACCCCTCCAATCATCACCATATTCACCAGCGGTGCCTCCCCAAGCACCACAATATGCATCACAAGTTCCTCTCCAAGCACCACAGTATGCATCACAAGTGCCTCCACAGCCACCACAATTTGCATCACAAGTGCCTCCACAGCCACCACAATTTGCATCACAGATGCCACCAA GGGCCTACATGGTGCAACAAGTTCCGAGTAGCATCCCACCTTCCGG GTATCAATGGGCAGGAGGCTTTGGCACCGATGGGGCTTCTTTTGGTTCATTAAATATGGATCAACAGCTGGCAGGTAGATTCTCAGCGGCCGCTACCCCAAATCCTTTCTCTTCAACGGGGGGAAATCCATTTGGGTAG